gactggttttgtggtccagggtcacactgGGTGGTGGAAGCAGGCCCGAATCTACGGGGGtgctagagtttttttttttttttgcttgcagaTATGGCAAACTATCCAGTGCGTTATGGTTAGGGCGAGAATAACATGTAAactacttattattatttgatattgtCCAACAGTTATAGATTTCTAAGCCAATTgaaagctagaaattagagaaaaaatcAAGTTtaacgatttttatttttattttgtatttttaaagaagtctcttctgttcaccaagcctgcatttatttgatccaaagtaggCCTACAGCAGTAAATTGTAGGcctagtaaatttttttttttttaattttgaaatattttactaggctatttaaaataatgtaaatatatttaaaatgtaatttattttgatttcaaagctatatttttaacatcattacttcagtcacacgatccttcagaaataattctgatattctgatttgctgctcagaaaccatttattattattattattattattattattattattattattattattattattatgttgaaaacagctgagtagaacttttctttgatgaatagaaagttcagaagttAGAAGTTATACAGTTAGAGCACCCTCACAAATttaagaagcaccctcagtgatttgattttGGAGCccagtgtgcatactatccaccctatctgccctaaatagtattgaaaattactaatatcacatagaatttaggatggaaagtatgcacattgggacgcaagTTAACTATCTGACGGCGAACTTCCTTCAACAACCTCTAGATGTCGCTGGTCGCTATGTTATCTGTTTTTCATGGGCTACATGGGGAAAGTGTAGCGTAGtactgttacattacagtacctAGGCtacttgtgttttttattagtaatCTATTTTATACCAGATTTAATTGTTCATAAAACAATGAACTGACCAACTGTTTTACACCAATGAATTGACCAACTGTAGTTAGAAGTATTTTATTCAACATATTAAGCAGaaaggtcaaaattataaatCCAGTTCACTCTTTTCAAATAAGGTAATAATATGCTAGGGCTATTATACTTATCCAATCAAACCTTATAACTATTTCAGACATATAATTCAAGCATAACAGCCTTTTGCTAACAATAAAACAGCTTATGCGTGCTGTATTTTATCAGTCTCATATCAGCAGTTTCAGTTTCTTTGTGCATCAGACAGAAACATGGAAAATATTTGACGCCTGTGTATCCGAGTAGTCTTTGAGGTCCACATATGCATGTATGCCACTCAAACCACTGACCCAAATTCAGCCTCGGTCTTCAATTGAACTAGGTTTACGGCCTCATGTTTATACATTAAAACCCTTAGAGGTAGAATGTTGTAATAGTTTTGACTTACTGTCTTTCCCCGCCATTGTATTAGCTACAAtactaaactaaatttaattaaactaaacaagAAACAAATTGAAATCAAGATCTGATGGATGTTGAGGACAATAgagttgtctttaaaaaaaaaccccattgTTTTCAATTAGTTCTGTCATATGATTAATGGTGATTAatccatccaaaataaaagtttttgtttacataatatatgtgtgtgtgctgtgtatatttattatgcttatataaatacacaaacattcatgaatatatttaagaaaaatatgttgtttatatattaaatatattcatatatgataAACATTATAcgaatatgaatatttatatgtaaatacatgttaatattttcaaaatatatgctgtatgtgtgtgtatttatatatacataataaatatacacaatacacacaaatattatgtagggatgtaacaattcactcaacgCACCATTCGATTTGaatcacgattttgatttcacgattaaattattattttttttttttactaaattatatttaagacaaattatgaattaaatgtgtccttttattattgattggaaaaaaatgctgtacatttttttgtgaaattgaaatataactataataatatgctaatatagcacttgcatattacttttgttgattttgattgcttctattttcctcatctgtaagtcgctttggataaaagcatctgctaaatgacaaaatttaaatagaatgtaaattgcattttaatcatgatccaaaaaatgatgctgcatacatgcaaaatgagcagttattaatttaaattagattgtataatttcgaaatgtttaagcaaaaacagaatgggtTGTCTTCAGTTTtgtaaactatacataaaaatatctgcatggaaCTTcagcagacgggctgaatgagacgcagattcactctctgccagcagagGCAAGatgaggcaagatgaaaagaaaaaataccatcgaaacttttctaaagacagtaggttctcctcagacatgcattcatataaactcctactccaaattgaatcgcgatttgtttagcatctcaaccattTTGAATCGTTatatatttgaatcgattttcaaccggctcgcagttaatcgttacatccctaatgttttggatgtgattaatcttgattaatcatttgacagcactattttcaATACacacattgatatatatatatatatatatatatatatatatatatatatatatataaatatttgttgtgCTATTTGctttaagaaacacacacacacacacacacacacacacacacacacagacacacatagtATCTGCTTGCGTGGTTAAACTGATGACTATCTATGCACAACAATTTAAAAGGCAGAAATCACATTGACACTTACATATGCCTCACCCACAAGCAACACCACACATGTGACTAGCATGAAGGTCAGCACTTCAATCAGTAAGTGATTTCTTCTCATATTTCtggtttaaatatgtatatttcatcTGTAGTTTAAATATTGGTTTCTGAATAACTGTAGAAGTTCATTACTTAATCACTCAATAGAAggactgtgcatttttttttacacctgtCATTTTTCTCGGAGTAACCCATcgtttctgtttgaatgtagttGCACTGAGTTGCATTTTCTGGAAAGTCTCTGAACTGTTGGTGGAGGTGGTAGTCAGGCCTGGAGATAATGCAACTCTTACCTGTGACATTGAGATTGTCATCGGAGAGGAGATTCGTTGGGTTAAGATCTGCTCTTTACAGATCCAACCGCCTCTGATCATCTCTGCATACAATAGCATGTTACAACCCATTCCACGATTCTCTGTGTTCTGGAACaatactttaaaatcttatgacTTACTGATCGAGAACATCACCGAAGCAGACCTTGGTCTCTACTATTGCTCAAGGGTtgggaaaaaatacattaaacagaaCGGAATAATCTTCGAGAAGGATGAGTATCACACTGGTGATACTCTCTTAAACCTCACATACGGTTCACCTGGTAAGCTTGTTTCACACtgcaaacaatgtaaaataaagagCAATGAATAATCTGCTGAAGCAAAACATGAATGTACTAAAAGAAGATTTGTAGTcctaaaacactttaaaaattagAGAAGTTTAAAACTCttacatatttgtttacttttagatttttttgccaaCAAAGTGTATATTATCATTTCCATCTCTTGCACTTCTGAGATCTATATAGCACTGCATTCAGTAGAACATAGTGCTAGCAACACTAaaatcatgggtttgattcccatggaatgcatgaactgattaaatgtataccttaaaaacacactgtattaaaaaaaaaagaaagaaaaaaaagttgtgttggcagaaaaaaagtttgaaaaggtaatttacaaaacaaacaaacaaaacaaataaatatagattaataaaattatataaaatttaaaatcaaaactgttAAATCAAATAGCTGTTCTTCTAAACTATCAAGTCCATGCTGCTATACTAAAATGTAACATATACTGACAGCCACCATAATAAAGCTGGTGGTAAAGAGAAAGACACACAATGAATTAAAGTCCATGAAGAGTTTATGAAGAAGTTGATGAggtgaatatttatatattgatggtgtaaacagttatatatatgtaaataaaaaaaacaaaaaagaaaaaacaaaaacaaaaagaaacaccaCCATGGTAACACATTAAACCCTAATATACATTACTGATAccaaaaactataaactataaaataggAATGTCAGTTTATGGTTTTTCACCataaattataagatgacttgttcttttttattacgaaaaattgtacatttaacaATACTTTaccataaaatattataaaaacctgTGAGACAATATTTATATGGTAGTTTGCGTGTATTGCATGCAATGTAAAAATGatcatattagatttttttttttttttttttttttttttacagtgcattgtaaatatctttggataaaagtgtttgtcAAATGCAGAAGTGTatgcaataaatttaatttaaatacatttatttatttattttgtacaaaaaagtttttaaaatgtatttttaaaagttttaatttgagcAGCATTGAGGTAATTGAGCACTGAGATGAACTCCAATGTTTAGTAGaacacaatattataaaatagaattaattcTATATATCTGATGCGACTATCTATATTATACAGATATTTACATTAACAAGACAGTGTAGGTACACCTACAAAGAGTCACTTGCGTGTTTTCTCAGAAATGCTTTTAGAAGAATGATTCATTAcacattagaaataaaaaggtacaaaagctttcACTGAGGTGGTATCTTTTCAAAAGGTGCCTTTGTACATATTTCTACCTAAAGTGTaagtttctaaaaaaattagaagTGTACGGATTATAAAGACGTCAAACACTTGAAGCCAAAATGGCAAATGGAGGTCAGGGATTCTGTGACAGCAAACCCTCTGCTTTAAGTGTGTATACAGTGCATATACAGTAGCTGTAGCTCTAGCATGGTCAATAAAACTAAAGAACAACTTCATATAATCAAACTAATTTATTAAACAGAAAGTTACGGtaattaattagcatttattCATCAGTCTCCCCCTCAGAAAGCCCCCCTGAATTAGATTGTGACTGCTGGCAGTGCTGGCTGATACTGCAAACAGTGTGTCCTGCATGTTCTCTTCTCTCTGCCATTTTGGCTTTTGTTTGCGGCTACAGATGCTGCCACAAGACAGGTGagatttatatatacaatttaacaatttactaTATCTAGTCAACTAGATATAATACAGTTTATGTTTCCTGTAGTTCTATGTTTGAGGGAGTCATATTTTTAAGAACCGTCATAAGAGATAAGCCTCTGATTCTGCCATTCACAGTGCTGAAGGAGTCTGAAGGTCATCAAAGTGGTTCTGAGACGCAAAGACAGTTGAGCCAAGAACAGGTAAACTCAGCAGCCCACCAATATGCAGAAAAGTGCTAAGACATGAGTCTGAAATTAGTATACAATGGTCAACTTTTCATCTACatatatgttaataatttatCAACACAGCacagaacaaaaccaaacaaaccctACTATTAGTGTACTGTATGAGCACAGTGTATTAGTCTGGATTCACTGCTAAAGAAGATAAATGAAgatagaaaatatataatttttattttaatgcacagtcaaatttatgtaattatatttgaaaatgttacagtatatttttttctaccactatggagtgttttttttttctaaacccaCTAATAATGGTACACAGTTGTTTTAAAATCCAAAAATTATTATCTaattacagtatactgtataaaacatttCCACAGGATGTCCATACAGAAGTTTACTATGCATCACTGAACATCCCCAGACGAGGATGCAAACGGACAAAGAGCAGCCGACTGCAAAGCTCTGACTTCAGTGTATATGATggcataaaaatgcacacttaGGTAAAGGATTATGTACATTCAGGTGGTCAAATACCAAAGTTAATCCAAGGTTTATCAAACatgtttatcaatattttttttttttttttttttagaatataaaccggggtttaaattaaaaagacaacaaTGTAAATATTATCCATAATTCATGATCTGGAGACTGGCATCTAATGTGTTGGAATATCTCAAACACGGAGCTAACTTCAGTCCCAATTGTCATttgtattacatttgtttgtaatttaaacagttatttgacTTTCataatttaaacagttatttgacTTTTCATAGTTTTCATAAGTGCTTTTGAAAACAGTATTTCTGTTATACACAagtcaagtgttttattttgtaatcctCCAAAGATTACTGatggtttatatttgttttcttctgtgcattacaTGGAAAATATTTGACATCTTTGTTTTGCAAATGGAACTTCAGATGCGTGTGGTGGCTTTCAGATCCCATTTCACTGACCCCATTTCAGCTGTTGACTTCCTTCTTATCAGATTTGCAGCTTCAGATGTTTGCATTAAAATGCCTTTGAGTGGTCAATGAATGTTGTGTGAGAAAACAATtctatatataatgatatatctTCAAGATGATTACAGTAGTTTATATTCAAAGTTTATTACATTCAAAGATATTATCTGAAAGAACAGACACAATAAAGATCAtactcaaaaaagaaagaatgaatgaaaataaatatcagttACAGAAGGTTTTAACATCCGTAATCTGACTTAAAGTGTGGAAATCCCACTGAATCTCCATCCCATGTCACCACCAAACATTCAGCATTCAGTACATGAAGTCTTCTGAACTATCACGCAAGGATATTTTCTGTATTAACACATAATAGATATAAAGATTCATTCATGTTACTAGCTCATATTAATTGCTTTAGTAagatgataaatgtaaatgtactgacCAGATAAAGATCCCCTGTGTATGAGCTGCATCTCAAACATGTGAAATAAACCTGAATCGTTTTCCTTTTTGCTCAACAATATGCATAGATATATGCTAATGTTATGACTGCATTTAATTCCTCAATTCCTGAATAAGAACTAGTAATTTTATTAGATATGGTATAGCTTTACACAGATGCTATCCCCCTGACTTTGTGTAACTGTGGTGTGTCTCTTTAAATTTACTTGTGTAAATAATATTGGTAAATTCCACACTAGTATGACAGCATTTGAAcctaataatacaataatacccaattcattttattttcttgattttttttccagaattgtgGAAATAAGTGAATGTTATGCTGtaactttttctttgtttaacaACGTGTATAATATACAGGATTTAActggaatatatataaaaacaataaaatcaatattattttgtAGACTGGTAGGCCTACTATCCctcaaccactagatggcactattTGTTCACAAAAAAGTGAACTCTTCCTTGCGCAACTCTTACTCTGGGAAACAAGCTTGATGGTAGCAAATGGATTTATACTAAATTGAAAAAGGAGAAATCATTGaaaaaagggttaaattaattacCCTTTGTCTAAATTTTAACggttttgcatatttgtcaatAATTAAAGAAACTGTAGAAAGGAGCACTGCATATCTGGGGTGGAGGGATGACGCATGCTTGGGTTTGCAAAACAAACCAATCCATCATCCTTTTTTTCGTTTACACTTCCCCTCCTTCCACACCCCAAAAAGACTCTTCGAGTTAGTCTCTCAAACTGCCACGTGAAAGCAGATGACCAAAATAGGAGAGGACTGGCTAAGAGGgatgggaaaaaaatgaaaagaaagaattgGAATAAGTAGAAAAGAAATGACAGAGggtggaagaaagaaagagacattgATAAAGGGAGGGGATGAGAGAAGGAGAGCGCAGAGAGAAGGTCTCTCAGCAGGAGGTTGAGATGCTAAGAGACTTAACCGGGCTCAACAGCCACTCCTGCGGCGTGTTTGTggggaggaagaagaagaaaaatggtttgactttcagttttagtcattccTTTTTAAACTTGTCCAATTGAGCCTTTAAAATTCACCAAGAGCCTTGTAATGAGATCGCAGGTCTAAAATAAGACAGATAAAGAAAAGAAACGAGGGAAGAGTGCTGCTGCTACTCGCTCAAGAGGAAGAGGAGCTTGAGGAGACCGTTTATACGCACCTTCACAGATGCATCCATGGAGTGTTCCTCCCTCCACTGTGCATCATAGAGAAAATACAGGCTGTAATTACTGAGAGCATATGGGAATGTTGTGCTGgatgggagggagagagaaaagcgGGAGAGAGATGAATGAGTAGGTGTATTATGGAGCTTGAAACACATGGAGGCTTCCTCCAGTGGCATGAGGGCCACATCCATCATCTCCAGCCCCAGTTGAGTGCACTGTTCCCTGGATGCATACAGTGGCAGACAGCCCTGCGGTTCAGTAGGAATACATGCTGGAAATGCCAGAATATTTCAGTTCAAAGTGCCCACATAGCTTTACCCATTTACAGGACAGTTGACTACTGGAAGACAGACCAGAGAGaggtgggaaaaaaaagaataagatgaTGTAGATCGGTCAGATGTATTAGGCTATAAAGCCAATGGAATGTGAAGATGAAAATATATAGTCAGTTATTAACTGTTTGACTAAAAGCGATTGCGCTGGGCATTTTCATGGCATTTATTACAGATTTCTTTCTTCAAATGCTGCATAACCTAAGGACATGGCATGAGACACAGTGTGGGCTGCAtctgtgaaatgaaaaaaagaaaacagaaatgtcCATCCCGCTCAGAGCTGATCTGCTCATTTCTGTCTTTTTCCAACCGAAGCAATCCCAGCTCACTCCTGGGCTTTGAAGTACAATCCACACTCTCTCCACCTGGCAGCCAAGAGCATTACACAGTGCAGCTTTTGTGGGTTCTTCTTGTTGATtccactcacaaacacaaacctGCACGTCTAGCCAAATGAGCTTATCCAACAGGATTGAGTGGAGCTGGACATTATGGTTTTAATTATGCCAAGCGGACAATGCTATCTATAGAAAAGGACatgcattattaatttttctgGTCTTGTTGTGGCGTGATCCACTTAACTTTATCATGATTTTGACTTATTTTGAcctttcaaaaaacaacaaaaggaatATGTGTTATTTTCAATCCAAATTATTCCATTTAcgtcattttttgtgtgtgtttctgcaggcaTCTCTCAATAATTTTGCAAATGGCGGCTGACATCTGCAATTATTTTAATGGTTTGCATGCAGAAAAGACAGGTTTTCTTACACTAATAAGCTAACCCTTAGCAACTGGGTGAGGTTTACTGACCCGTACTCACTGTCAGGTCTATAGGTCAAGGATCCAACTAAATGGCCAAAATTACAGTGACCAGATGTCTTAGTACACCTTGTGGAAAATGTGAGCTAAACAAGTCAAACAACAATGTATTGCACTTGCATTTCTGGTgtaatataaagtgttttttttttttttatgataaaacacTAGAACTATTACTACTATCTAATCTATGGAAAATATAACAATCCTAATTTTAGAACTGTAAAGCGCATCTTTGACAGTGATATTCTATTATATTTCAGAACACCTTTTTTTGCATTCAATTCTGAAATCCAAAGGCACACAAAGACTTTTTCCTTATTGCATTGATCTCGCCCATTTTCCGCCAATTGTTTCCACTGACTTTCTGTATGGAAGGCAGACAGGGCCAAAAGTCAAAATGGGTCATGTGAAATTTGACCATTTCAACACACCATTTGTCTGCGCTAACACAGCAATTTTGAGCACATTTCTTTTGTATGTGTAGACACGCACAATCGGGTCATGTTAAGGCATCAGTTTTTGCTGCATTTCTTTAGTGCATGTAAATATGCACAATTCTACCATGTAAAGACAACAAATCGGAAATTCTCATGACGTCTGATGTGTTGTATAAATATACAACAACTTCATTGACTGCTGTACGTGTTGTCATGTTAATATGGGCAAACAGAGCTTGTTGACCCACTCAAATTTCATGCATTCTGTTTAAAGACATTTGGCCCAATTCACATTCCATATTTCTGCCACCATAGCACACACACAACTGCAGTGATATAACTGTGATGTTTAATCCAAAAATGGTCGAGAAGGCAAATGGCTTCTATTTATTTCCCACATCTGTTCTGGGAGTTTGTAAGTTTGGTGAGCAGGTACGAAATTAGGTGCACAGGTCAGATTACTTTACAGCAGCAACAAAATGCATGCGTACAGCAATCCACTGCAGAGTGATGTATTCACTTAACTATAGGGGGCTCTAAAGTCACAAGTAGGggttgtgcatttattttttattatatttataatatttcctGAGGTCCTCTTAAAATCTTAATTCATAATTTAGAAATGAAAGGCTCTCTGATTTAAAATGGTAATGTAACTGtgatatgcatataaaataagcattatacattcaaaatgcaattacaatttcagTTGCTGCGattaactaaatatatttgtttatcttGTTCCATtgcatattaaacaaaaatgacactACTATACTATCATgtcttaaagtaaaataaagaaaaaaataagtgctTTATTCATCTGGATGAGAGTTTTTATGTTGAGATCACAAGAACGTTAAGCCAtgatcacgagaaaacaacaaagaaaaaataatgaatgatagTACATAGTCTCTTATCACTTCCGAGAGCTCCAAATTTACAGATGACAAATAGAAAACTTTGAATAAGGGTGAAGTCTGGTTTACCTTTTTCTCCTGAGCACAACTGACAGAGACAATTACAACCATCTGGTGCT
The sequence above is drawn from the Cyprinus carpio isolate SPL01 chromosome B5, ASM1834038v1, whole genome shotgun sequence genome and encodes:
- the LOC109089556 gene encoding uncharacterized protein LOC109089556; this encodes MKVSTSIIALSCIFWKVSELLVEVVVRPGDNATLTCDIEIVIGEEIRWVKICSLQIQPPLIISAYNSMLQPIPRFSVFWNNTLKSYDLLIENITEADLGLYYCSRVGKKYIKQNGIIFEKDEYHTGDTLLNLTYGSPVSPSESPPELDCDCWQCWLILQTVCPACSLLSAILAFVCGYRCCHKTVLKESEGHQSGSETQRQLSQEQDVHTEVYYASLNIPRRGCKRTKSSRLQSSDFSVYDGIKMHT